From a single Paraburkholderia sp. FT54 genomic region:
- a CDS encoding YbaK/prolyl-tRNA synthetase associated domain-containing protein, whose protein sequence is MYEKLVALLAREGARYRVIEHPAEGRSDAVAAIRGTSPGQGAKAMLCKSKDDGQALILAILPGDRKLDFKKVAAAAGFKKATLASAEEAQHETGCVIGAIPPFSFSANIKLIVDPALIDSFDEIAFNAARLDKSIVLSSADYVRIARPLLQPLCV, encoded by the coding sequence ATGTATGAGAAGCTGGTCGCCCTGCTAGCGCGCGAGGGCGCCAGGTATCGTGTAATCGAACATCCTGCGGAGGGACGGTCTGACGCGGTTGCCGCCATTCGCGGAACGTCGCCAGGGCAAGGTGCAAAGGCGATGCTCTGCAAGAGCAAAGATGATGGGCAGGCATTGATTCTCGCTATCCTTCCCGGCGACAGGAAGCTGGACTTCAAGAAAGTGGCGGCAGCTGCAGGGTTCAAGAAGGCCACACTGGCCTCAGCCGAAGAAGCGCAGCATGAAACGGGGTGCGTTATTGGTGCAATCCCTCCGTTTTCGTTCTCTGCGAATATAAAGTTGATTGTTGACCCGGCTTTGATTGACAGTTTTGACGAAATCGCGTTCAACGCCGCTCGGCTCGACAAGTCCATAGTCCTCAGTTCGGCCGATTACGTGCGGATTGCACGCCCGCTCCTTCAGCCGCTATGCGTTTAG
- a CDS encoding HAD-IA family hydrolase gives MRLGKVSAISFDLDDTLWPFRPSVERAEATLHSWLIEHAPNTASVLPAWHTLGRLRDEYERSRPDLVNDYRALRIGSIRLALELAKEDVTLTDSAYDVFYSARQQVEFYEDALPALAWLSARFPLVAVTNGNADLRLTGGAEFFRETLSARALGIAKPEPEIFHAAARAADVHPTDLLHVGDDFHLDILGALGAGLQAAWLVRQNHLETRFLEHCARSPHLTIRDLSVLCRALGGPADLSAGQFRIT, from the coding sequence ATGCGTTTAGGCAAAGTATCCGCAATCTCATTCGACCTTGATGACACCCTGTGGCCATTTAGGCCTTCCGTCGAGCGTGCCGAAGCGACTCTTCATTCATGGCTGATTGAGCACGCGCCAAATACTGCGAGCGTACTGCCTGCATGGCATACGCTCGGTCGGTTGCGAGACGAGTACGAGCGTTCGCGCCCGGACCTCGTCAACGACTACCGTGCTTTGAGAATCGGTTCAATCAGACTCGCGTTGGAGCTGGCGAAGGAAGATGTAACTCTCACTGACAGCGCATACGATGTCTTCTATTCAGCCCGACAGCAGGTCGAGTTTTATGAAGACGCTTTGCCAGCGCTTGCATGGTTGAGTGCCAGGTTTCCACTCGTCGCAGTGACTAACGGCAACGCAGACCTCCGGCTGACTGGCGGTGCTGAGTTCTTTCGCGAAACGTTAAGTGCTCGTGCTCTGGGGATTGCCAAACCTGAGCCCGAAATATTCCATGCGGCTGCCCGGGCAGCGGACGTGCATCCAACAGATTTGCTTCACGTGGGGGATGACTTTCACCTGGACATTCTCGGGGCGTTGGGTGCCGGGTTGCAGGCGGCATGGCTGGTTCGCCAGAATCATCTCGAGACGAGATTTCTGGAGCATTGTGCCCGCTCCCCGCACCTCACAATTCGCGACTTGTCGGTGCTCTGTCGCGCCCTCGGCGGACCGGCCGACTTATCAGCTGGTCAATTCCGTATTACGTAG
- a CDS encoding ABC transporter ATP-binding protein, protein MNIRTTEYLVFDGVTKRFGGLPVVETPFDLTIPRGQFVVFLGPSGCGKTTLMRMSGGLDTPSTGEIRLEGEPVGKPDQRRGMVFQSYSSFPWLTVSQNVAFGMRYRVDLGKDEKRRRTDHYLRLVGLHEFAATYPNRISGGMRQRVAIARTLAAGSEVLLMDEPFGALDAQRREQLQVELRRIQSEESRTVIFVTHDVEEAVFLADRIIVFSRRPARVLEDIDVTSQLGRTRSLALRDSEMFFHMKTKIIQTVRETTGIEY, encoded by the coding sequence ATGAACATTCGAACCACCGAGTACCTTGTTTTCGACGGGGTCACCAAGCGCTTTGGCGGGTTGCCAGTCGTGGAAACACCCTTCGACCTGACGATCCCGCGAGGCCAGTTCGTCGTATTTCTCGGGCCCTCCGGTTGCGGCAAGACCACGCTGATGCGAATGTCGGGTGGCCTCGACACGCCGAGCACGGGCGAAATCCGGCTTGAAGGCGAGCCGGTCGGCAAACCCGACCAGCGACGCGGCATGGTGTTTCAATCGTACTCGTCATTTCCCTGGCTAACCGTCAGCCAGAACGTGGCCTTTGGCATGCGCTACAGAGTCGACCTTGGCAAGGACGAAAAGCGCCGTCGCACTGACCACTATCTTCGCCTTGTCGGCCTTCATGAGTTCGCCGCCACTTACCCGAACCGGATCTCTGGAGGCATGCGCCAGCGCGTCGCGATCGCCCGGACGCTCGCTGCGGGTTCCGAAGTGCTGCTGATGGATGAGCCATTTGGCGCTCTTGACGCGCAGCGGCGCGAGCAGCTGCAGGTGGAGTTACGCCGCATCCAAAGTGAGGAGTCGCGTACGGTCATCTTTGTTACTCACGATGTCGAAGAAGCGGTCTTCCTTGCTGACAGGATCATCGTGTTTTCGCGAAGACCCGCACGGGTGCTCGAGGACATCGACGTGACCTCTCAGTTGGGGAGAACGCGGTCCCTGGCGCTGAGAGATAGTGAGATGTTCTTTCACATGAAGACGAAAATCATTCAGACAGTCCGCGAAACGACTGGAATTGAATACTGA
- a CDS encoding ABC transporter permease, translated as MEIAQSLWTMTLEGQIVGNALVSIGRILAAFALSAAMAIPIGLLMSSYRPVNAALEPMVDFIRYLPTPALVPISIIWFGVGEETKIFLLWLGTFFQLVLLVVDDANRVPNEYIEIARTLGGRPFQILIDIAWRSMLPNLVDNLRITLGWCWTYLIIAEIVASDSGLGFVIWNARRYMQTDRVMAGVFVIGMIGLVSDQLIRAFHRRLFRYLKSTD; from the coding sequence ATGGAGATCGCGCAAAGCCTCTGGACCATGACCCTCGAAGGGCAGATCGTCGGCAATGCGCTGGTCTCGATCGGCCGCATTCTCGCTGCATTTGCGCTATCGGCGGCAATGGCGATTCCCATTGGCCTGTTGATGAGCAGCTATCGTCCAGTGAACGCCGCGCTCGAACCGATGGTGGATTTCATCCGGTACTTGCCGACGCCGGCGCTGGTGCCGATCTCTATCATCTGGTTCGGTGTCGGAGAGGAAACGAAGATCTTCCTGCTATGGCTGGGAACGTTCTTTCAGCTCGTCTTGCTGGTGGTCGACGATGCCAACCGCGTTCCCAACGAGTACATCGAGATCGCACGTACGCTCGGCGGCCGCCCGTTCCAGATTCTTATCGATATCGCCTGGCGATCGATGCTGCCCAACCTCGTCGACAACCTGCGCATTACGCTCGGCTGGTGCTGGACCTACCTGATCATTGCTGAAATCGTGGCCTCAGACAGCGGCCTGGGCTTCGTCATATGGAACGCACGCCGTTACATGCAGACAGACCGGGTCATGGCCGGAGTGTTTGTGATCGGCATGATCGGACTTGTCAGCGACCAGCTCATTCGTGCATTTCATCGGCGCCTGTTCCGCTATCTCAAGAGCACTGATTGA
- a CDS encoding ABC transporter substrate-binding protein, with product MSYHFKRKITTRAALFALGFVAATQAAHAEDKTIRVICNNWSGFAPVFVASDLGYFKQLGLKVSVKFDDEQADALAGIAHGDIEVDMRTVDDYQRRPRSPSTPGVMIGTIDESNGGDGVVADGSIKKVSDLKGKVVAMETDIPAYLLLQLELSKAGLSYGDITIKQTAGSDALSVFSDRSVAAIGTFQPFMNKAITLDAKRGAHILVSSASYPGTIVDAIIVNQSKLQADPLAYKNFLIGVYKAIAYYNAKPAEFIHLAAPHFNQSDKDFKASIDGSLSYTSIDTAKHYFGATDAPGSIYKTFDTLMKLNLANGASDHTLSAAGSFDGSVLQSISATELK from the coding sequence ATGTCATATCATTTCAAGCGTAAGATTACCACTCGTGCCGCCCTGTTTGCGCTGGGCTTCGTAGCAGCCACACAGGCTGCCCACGCGGAAGACAAAACAATCCGAGTGATATGCAACAACTGGTCCGGGTTCGCACCAGTCTTCGTGGCGAGCGACCTTGGCTACTTCAAACAGCTGGGGCTGAAGGTCTCCGTCAAGTTCGACGACGAACAAGCGGACGCGCTGGCAGGGATTGCCCATGGCGATATTGAAGTGGACATGCGCACAGTCGACGACTATCAGCGCCGCCCGCGCAGCCCTTCGACGCCCGGTGTCATGATCGGCACCATTGACGAGTCCAACGGCGGGGACGGCGTGGTAGCGGACGGTTCCATCAAGAAGGTCAGCGACCTGAAGGGAAAGGTTGTGGCAATGGAGACGGATATACCTGCCTACCTCCTCCTGCAACTTGAACTGAGCAAGGCCGGGCTCAGTTATGGGGACATAACGATCAAGCAGACTGCGGGATCTGACGCGTTATCTGTGTTCTCAGACCGCAGCGTTGCGGCGATCGGAACGTTCCAGCCGTTCATGAACAAGGCAATTACGCTCGACGCGAAACGCGGCGCTCATATTCTGGTTTCATCGGCGAGCTACCCGGGTACGATTGTGGACGCAATCATCGTCAACCAGTCAAAACTCCAAGCTGACCCGCTCGCCTACAAGAACTTCCTGATCGGCGTGTACAAGGCGATTGCCTATTACAACGCCAAGCCGGCTGAGTTCATCCATCTTGCCGCCCCTCACTTCAATCAGAGCGACAAGGACTTCAAGGCAAGCATCGATGGAAGCCTTTCCTACACATCGATCGACACCGCGAAGCATTATTTTGGCGCCACTGACGCGCCGGGCTCCATTTACAAGACCTTCGACACGCTGATGAAGCTGAATCTGGCGAACGGTGCGTCGGACCACACGCTGTCGGCAGCCGGCTCGTTCGACGGTTCGGTGTTGCAATCCATCTCCGCTACCGAGCTCAAGTGA
- a CDS encoding amidohydrolase family protein, whose amino-acid sequence MPGLINAHFHSPTNFLKGALDSLPLELFMLYEVPSTPDAAVPARTAYVRTQLGAAEMLKLGVTAIQDDAFFLPSPSHAEIDAVMGAYRDIGIRATVALDQPNLPEIAKLPFLAEIVPAELRARLEAPAAMEADELLCHYDYLIDNWHQFDDGRLRAAVSCSAPQRVSVGYLRALDELSRRHDLPFYIHMLETRLQRVFGEVCLNGRSLIQYVDDLALLSDRMNVIHAVWIDDTDIGLLAKARAQVIHNPISNLRLGSGVMPFRRLAQAGVSIALGSDEIIADDSVNLWSVMKTAALIHTIGDPDPDRWPVAGEILKCMFEGGATAMRQADRLGRIAPGFQADLIMLDLDTLPFTPLNDLARQLVYADASRAVVMTMVAGRVVMQDGKLLTIDERALRQEARTIMAAAVEQREALMREAAGWLPHYRAMYQKMLDIDVRMNRWVGDANPTSN is encoded by the coding sequence ATGCCGGGATTGATCAATGCCCACTTCCATTCGCCGACCAATTTTCTGAAGGGCGCCCTGGACAGCCTGCCCCTCGAACTCTTCATGCTCTATGAAGTGCCGAGCACCCCTGATGCCGCAGTGCCCGCCCGCACCGCATACGTACGCACGCAGCTTGGCGCTGCGGAAATGCTCAAGCTGGGTGTAACAGCCATACAGGATGACGCGTTCTTCCTGCCGTCTCCGAGTCACGCCGAGATCGATGCGGTGATGGGCGCGTATCGGGATATCGGGATTCGAGCGACGGTTGCTCTCGACCAGCCCAATCTCCCCGAAATCGCCAAACTCCCCTTTCTTGCCGAAATTGTTCCGGCTGAACTCAGAGCGCGGCTCGAAGCGCCAGCAGCGATGGAGGCGGACGAACTGCTGTGCCACTACGACTATCTGATCGACAACTGGCACCAGTTCGACGACGGACGGCTGCGAGCCGCCGTCTCCTGCTCGGCCCCGCAACGCGTCAGCGTCGGCTATCTTCGCGCCCTGGACGAATTGAGCCGCCGGCATGACCTGCCGTTTTACATCCATATGCTGGAGACCCGCCTGCAGCGCGTCTTCGGCGAAGTGTGCCTGAACGGCCGCTCGCTTATCCAGTATGTCGACGACCTGGCGCTCCTGTCGGACCGCATGAATGTCATCCATGCCGTGTGGATCGACGACACCGATATCGGTTTGCTAGCCAAGGCCCGAGCGCAGGTCATTCACAACCCGATCAGCAACCTTCGGCTGGGCAGCGGCGTCATGCCGTTCAGACGACTTGCGCAAGCTGGCGTTTCGATTGCGCTGGGCTCGGACGAAATCATCGCCGACGACTCAGTCAACCTATGGTCCGTCATGAAGACCGCCGCGCTCATCCATACGATCGGCGATCCGGATCCCGACCGCTGGCCGGTCGCTGGTGAAATCCTCAAGTGCATGTTCGAAGGGGGCGCCACAGCCATGCGCCAGGCCGATAGGCTCGGGCGCATTGCGCCGGGTTTCCAGGCCGACTTGATCATGCTCGACCTGGATACGCTGCCGTTCACCCCGCTCAACGATCTCGCCCGGCAACTCGTATACGCAGATGCGAGCCGGGCTGTCGTGATGACGATGGTCGCCGGGCGCGTGGTTATGCAAGACGGAAAGCTTCTGACCATCGACGAGCGGGCTTTGCGGCAGGAGGCCCGGACGATCATGGCTGCAGCCGTCGAGCAACGTGAAGCCCTGATGCGGGAAGCGGCCGGGTGGTTGCCGCACTACCGCGCCATGTACCAGAAGATGCTCGATATCGATGTCCGTATGAACCGATGGGTTGGCGACGCAAATCCAACGAGCAACTGA
- a CDS encoding Pnap_2097 family protein, with the protein MQQTTQIYRAGMPQLAYTGLSENWLIKECGHRHWEALARDAGRRAPDFVDDDGSKSYAAFTAIRLTGATLHAIGENDDFELGTELCRTGPARHFSRHRLLSRNGECAIVSMSSTFVRRHEVRNNRSVTRATFAAMGGPTPTPPVDAIDMAWRGKQFRAGQWDERLPFTSADRVENDWIEFLPCPNNDFNGADFLYFASFQSFVDRAEWQRHRFDEPPVIAGRELFFYGNIDVGDTLGLRVAAEHKDERGLVHWCELRRGSDQQKIADVVTSKHWRQR; encoded by the coding sequence ATGCAGCAAACGACACAGATCTATCGCGCCGGGATGCCACAACTGGCCTATACGGGGCTGTCCGAAAACTGGCTGATCAAGGAATGCGGACATCGCCACTGGGAGGCACTGGCGCGAGATGCCGGCCGGCGCGCGCCGGATTTCGTCGATGATGACGGGAGCAAATCGTACGCGGCCTTCACCGCAATCAGATTGACGGGGGCAACGCTCCACGCAATCGGTGAGAACGACGATTTCGAACTCGGTACTGAGCTTTGCCGAACCGGCCCGGCTCGCCACTTTAGCCGGCACCGCCTGCTTTCGCGCAATGGCGAGTGCGCCATCGTGTCGATGTCGTCGACGTTCGTGCGGCGGCATGAGGTGCGCAACAACCGTTCAGTGACGCGCGCGACATTCGCGGCAATGGGAGGCCCGACACCCACTCCGCCGGTGGACGCAATAGACATGGCGTGGCGTGGCAAGCAGTTTCGCGCGGGGCAGTGGGACGAGCGGTTGCCCTTCACAAGCGCCGATCGTGTCGAGAACGACTGGATCGAATTTCTGCCATGTCCGAACAATGATTTTAACGGCGCGGATTTTCTCTACTTTGCAAGCTTTCAGTCCTTTGTTGACCGTGCCGAATGGCAGCGCCACCGGTTCGACGAGCCGCCCGTTATCGCAGGCCGCGAGTTGTTCTTCTACGGCAACATTGACGTTGGTGACACCCTTGGACTGCGCGTGGCCGCGGAGCATAAGGATGAACGCGGCCTCGTACATTGGTGCGAGCTTCGTCGCGGCAGCGACCAGCAGAAGATTGCTGATGTAGTAACAAGCAAGCATTGGAGGCAGCGATGA
- a CDS encoding MSMEG_0570 family nitrogen starvation response protein, translating into MHFRIQWPDGDEANCYSPSQVVSEFFTPGHAYPLDDFVRRSREALNIASERVRQKYGFACSAAMDQLAQIE; encoded by the coding sequence ATGCACTTCCGGATTCAATGGCCCGACGGGGACGAAGCGAATTGCTATTCGCCGTCGCAGGTGGTCAGCGAGTTTTTTACGCCGGGCCATGCTTATCCGCTCGACGATTTTGTCAGACGCTCGCGCGAGGCGCTCAACATTGCCTCGGAGCGCGTGCGGCAAAAGTACGGCTTTGCCTGTTCGGCGGCGATGGATCAGCTCGCGCAGATCGAATAG
- a CDS encoding methyl-accepting chemotaxis protein — MKLSFVQKLWLPLILSLLCLAGISIYNAYQTRDMRMEERRLDLQHTAELALSAVKTLGDQAAAGSMPLAEAQKRAMDTVRNMRFGESGYFQIINSQPMVLMHPTLTQLNGKDVSDYKDPNGIYLFRDMVAVIKRDGKGFTAYSGVKPGGTEYSPKIAYNLTYQPWDWILTVGLYVDDIDAEFRSSLYHSLGILVILAGALSVVVVLLNRGIFRSLGGEPSYAAEIANQIADNDLTAEVKTAPNDRSSLLFSMKRMQEQLTQTIGTIKISADSIATATHQIAAGNQDLSQRTEEQAASLEETASSMEQLTSTVAQNADNASQANQLAAQAAQVAEQGGTVVSRVVETMDGINASSDKIANIVGIIEGIAFQTNILALNAAVEAARAGEQGRGFAVVASEVRSLAQRSSAASKEIKELIHDSVERVQAGAGHVREAGAKMREITHEIRRVTDIMGEITAASREQSKGIGQVNQAVTQMDEVTQQNAALVEQAAAAASSLESQANDLKASVSMFKLHGSHDAEVSRSVAPTTRTTVPSRPRTPATRVAVKRSAPQPARTAQTTEAGEWDSF, encoded by the coding sequence ATGAAGCTGTCTTTCGTTCAGAAGCTCTGGCTGCCACTCATCCTCAGTTTGCTGTGTCTCGCCGGAATATCGATATACAACGCCTACCAGACGCGGGATATGCGGATGGAGGAGCGTAGGTTAGATCTGCAACACACGGCGGAGCTCGCGTTGAGTGCCGTCAAGACCTTGGGCGACCAGGCCGCCGCCGGCTCCATGCCCCTTGCGGAAGCCCAGAAACGGGCGATGGACACCGTCCGGAACATGCGGTTCGGCGAGAGCGGCTATTTCCAGATTATCAATTCGCAGCCGATGGTTCTGATGCACCCGACGCTAACGCAATTGAATGGCAAGGACGTCAGCGACTACAAGGATCCGAACGGCATTTACCTCTTCAGGGATATGGTTGCCGTCATCAAGCGTGATGGCAAAGGCTTTACCGCCTATTCCGGTGTGAAGCCGGGAGGAACCGAATATTCCCCGAAAATAGCCTACAACCTGACCTATCAGCCGTGGGACTGGATTCTCACGGTGGGTCTCTATGTCGACGATATCGATGCGGAATTCCGCTCGTCGCTGTATCACAGCCTCGGAATTCTGGTGATCCTGGCCGGCGCTCTGTCGGTCGTCGTGGTGCTGCTCAACCGCGGCATCTTCCGCTCACTGGGTGGCGAGCCGTCCTATGCTGCCGAGATCGCCAACCAGATTGCTGACAACGATCTGACTGCGGAGGTGAAGACGGCGCCGAATGATCGTTCGAGCCTGCTGTTTTCGATGAAGCGCATGCAGGAGCAGCTCACCCAGACGATCGGCACGATCAAGATTTCCGCCGACTCAATTGCCACCGCCACGCACCAGATTGCGGCGGGCAACCAGGACTTGTCGCAGCGCACTGAAGAGCAGGCAGCGTCGCTCGAAGAAACGGCGTCGAGCATGGAGCAGCTGACCTCGACCGTCGCCCAGAATGCCGACAACGCCAGTCAGGCCAACCAGCTCGCCGCGCAGGCCGCCCAGGTGGCGGAACAGGGCGGCACCGTGGTTTCCCGCGTGGTCGAAACCATGGACGGTATCAACGCCAGTTCGGACAAGATCGCCAATATTGTCGGCATCATCGAGGGCATCGCCTTCCAGACCAATATTCTTGCGCTGAATGCGGCTGTCGAAGCGGCGCGCGCGGGTGAACAAGGTCGCGGTTTCGCGGTGGTGGCCTCGGAAGTGCGTTCGCTGGCGCAGCGCTCCTCGGCGGCATCCAAGGAAATCAAGGAACTGATTCACGATTCCGTGGAGCGCGTGCAGGCAGGCGCCGGCCATGTGCGCGAAGCGGGTGCGAAGATGCGCGAGATCACACACGAGATCAGGCGCGTGACCGACATCATGGGTGAAATCACCGCCGCCTCACGTGAACAGAGCAAGGGCATCGGCCAGGTCAACCAGGCTGTCACGCAGATGGACGAAGTCACGCAACAGAACGCGGCGCTGGTCGAACAGGCGGCGGCGGCTGCCAGCTCGCTCGAGTCGCAGGCGAACGATCTGAAAGCGTCCGTTTCGATGTTCAAGTTGCACGGTTCACACGACGCTGAGGTTAGTCGTTCCGTCGCGCCGACGACGCGCACGACGGTGCCGTCGCGCCCTCGGACGCCGGCCACGAGAGTCGCGGTGAAGCGGTCTGCACCACAGCCCGCGCGGACGGCGCAAACCACTGAGGCGGGGGAATGGGATAGTTTTTAG